The following nucleotide sequence is from Acyrthosiphon pisum isolate AL4f chromosome A2, pea_aphid_22Mar2018_4r6ur, whole genome shotgun sequence.
TGAGTCGTGAACATTGTTGGTCACACTGATCCAGTCATAGTTTATTTTTCCGTTACCATGGTACAGTCCGGTGGTACCATAGAACCGGACGTGGTACACCCGCCACCATGATTTAACcatgaaattgtatattttatgtctgTGGAAATATCTTAAAACGTGCTCACCATTAATAGGTGAGAGGTGAGAGACAAAAGCATGAACTAAGGGGTTCATGGACAAAAGTGAGAAATGGTAGACAAATCAATACTGGGAGCGTTGTCGACCCCTACCGTACTGGCGGTTAGGCGGGTCCCTACGTGGAGTCGGGTGATTGTATGAATTTTCTCGTGGTATTTTCCCGACATTTCGCATAAATTTTGCTCTAGTGAAGTGAAGTGTATTTGAATCACGATATACTAAAGATATactcctgtataatattatctttaatcgtggtataAGGTATTAAGGTCAGCAGTCAGCTATGCTGcttaccacgatttaagatattatcttaaatcgtgctgcTTACAAATTTATCTGATATGATAGTTATTAGTGATAAGATTTTTATATCTGTGGTAATgaccattataaaattaaatctatacATCCCCATCGGAAGGTACAAATTGTTTCCACCAGATCGCGTTTTGTTAATCCGCTTCCCCAATCTATGTTTTGTGGTAGTGGATATGGTGGTACACTTGCTGGCTGCTGCTTGAGTGGTTGATGCCTTGCTTGATAGTCGATACCAATCCCAATTCCCATACTCTTTTTACTACAGCCAGAGTACGTTACGGTAAAGGGTGCTGAGTGAAAGTTGAAGTTCTGACTATTTTACAGATTGAGttaccttaataattattattaatacatttatgtattagCCATTGGCCATTGCCCATAAGTTGTCAATTAAACATAATGCCAAATTTGTGAATGGAAATTTGTTGACTCTGATGTCCATAGTCTTCTGTTCAACATTAATCGTCAGAAATTTCATTTCAGTTATCACCATACTCAACGACCTGTATAAAAGTGAGTATTCGTCTATTCATGTCTATATaggtttaaataatttcaagaaTCGATGTTGTGAAACGCTTGATCACTTGTTGAGTCATTGTCAGTcacaaaaattgtaaacaaatatGCTCATTACTTTTCTTCGATCCCAAAAGCGATGacacttataaatattgtatttatataatttaaactaagaTCAATATCAATGCGGATGGTCTATTTCATATATACTGTAACATTTGATATATTGTAGCCAAGGgtgtatacatatgtattattatattattattattacaacagtaatctgtaagctaaaattcttgtTATCCATGGTATGcactattttcaatttaaattgttggtttataatgtcaaaaatatgaattatgaaattaagtgTATAtgcactaataattaattattttattgcttatgattattaaaaaaaacaccgtatacattagttaatattaaaaatcattctgTATGTTTTATtcgtaatgtacctattaatttaattttgcttgtaaataagtaatgatttattttattggataaGGTACCTTGTCAATAAGTTAACTGAAGACAATTCAtgaatttgttgaaaaaatgttattgagttTTTCCAATTGGTATTTTccttttcaaaaatatacacatgGCTTTAGACTTTTAGACACTTTTAGACCTATTCCAATTGTATCACTAAAGAGGACACGCTACACCTGCATGCATTGTCTCTGacatacaaatgtacaacatagcgaAAACTGTTTTGCCTGGACAACTATGCTCCCtttgtatttatagtaaaattacctAAATTCCACAACACATAAGGAAGATCTTTATCTGTGTTGTAgcttttttgtgtttttgatagcacttaccaataatttttaataatttaacaaaaaaaaaaaaatgatgttttcaaactgataactttaattgtattcacattatctaaataataaaaacgctatGACACAGACAAATTTCTTCCCTATGCGCTGTGGAATTTTGGtgattctactataaatacagagggaaCATAGTTATCCCGCACAAATCAGTTCttgtgcatttgtaagacggatacaacacatgcgggtgtagcgtcctcttaagtttatcaacatgtttaataaataatttaacttattgtctgttttttttttccagctGCTGTAATTTTGCTGCCCACTATTCATTTCAAATTATCCTTTATGTTAAATTTGTGTTATGGGTTTCTTCAATTCATTAAGGAACATAAAAAAATGGTTCACTGACAAGGCTGGATTTTCTGGACATAAAGGGCCAACAAAACGTAAACATGAAGAATGTGAacctataaacaataaaagaGTACGCATGGATGATAGCCTGGTAGAAATTGTTGAAATCAGCGATGAATCACTATCTGAAACCGATGAGGTGGAAATCACTGAACCTGGGCCATCCACTGTACCACTCAGAGCTAGTCCACCTGTTATGCTCATTGAAGGTAGACAACATGCAAGGAGAACTATGTCACCAGTTAGGACAATAGATCTAAATGAAAGTAATGATGAGGATGTCAGTATGAAATTTATTCGATCATATAGTTTATCGAATCCACAACTTGCAAGTAACCGGAATTCTAGTACCAAGGGCATCCGAGGAGAAAGATCTTCAATTGGaggtaaaaaatgttatatatatgaattttctattattttataattaatagcatTTTAATCCACAGGAACAAAACAATTAAGTTTGAGTATGGAAGGTGGATTTtcagcattaaaaattaatgacacATCAAATAACACTGACCCAAATAAATCATTTGCAATggttttaaaacattatgtgGCGCCAAAACCAGAAGCTAACATTTTATTAGATTCTAGTTCTAGATCGCCAATGAGTAAtcacaaagaaaatattttaaatcaatctaAATTATCTCAAATATCTGGTAAAGAAAATTTAGACATTCCTGAATTAAGTCTTCATAAGAATAGAATCATCAAGAAAGAGTTGTTTTATGAACGTATATTAAGAAAGTTTAAGGAGAAACAAGAAGCTGCCATTTTAACTTCTGCTACAACAACCCAACAAAAATCACCCGACgatatttttcaagaaaaattagAATTGATGAAAAAAGAATTAGACAAAATTGAAccacaaaagaaaaatgaagtTTTTCCTGGTTATTCTAAAGAAATAGCTGAATCGATTGCACATCAAATGTCTAATTCGCTAAATGAGTACATTATTCCAgggaaaactattaaaataatggatttaaaaactatttatgtacctactgctTGGTTAAATGATGaagttataaatcattatttgggTTTGATTTGTGCCCGTGATCCAATTAACATTCACACATTTGATACATtcttttatactaaattatcgtaagttatataattaataatttactaatatttaacttgttttttacttatacattaattatttgtatagatCACAAGGATATCAATCTGTTCGTCGGTGGTCaagaaaaaaagatatatttgcatgtaaaaaaatgatcacTCCTATTCACCTGGGTAACCATTGGTGTCTTATATGTGTAAACTTTATTGAAAAAACCGTAAAATATTACGATAGTTTGGGCGGTAAAAAtcctaaatgtttaaatataatatttgattatctaAAACAAGAGTACAAGAATAAGAAGAATGAAGAATTTGACTGTAGTGGATGGCAAATAATGGAAGCTGAGGATtgtccaaaacaaaaaaatggttATGATTGCGGGGTATTTACTTGTGTCAATGCAGAGTACCTATCTCGTGATGCAAAACTGGATTTTGTACAAGATGATATGCCTAAATTAAGGAATAGGATATGTTATGAGATCTTAAACGATCGTTTatgctattaaaattaaactaaatcatttgtttcctataatattgagttaattttattcttttatttcaaaCTCTATagagtattacataatatgttagtgAATATAATTAAGATTGACAAGAGGAATAACATTCCTTAATCGTCTAAttagatttcataattttaataaaaattttaataaaattttatcctaaatatgaaaaaataatatttgttactgtatttatgtgtgtaattatacattaaaacaattataccaTGAAATTGAACTTACTTCCTATTATGTAGGAcaatttaactgaataaaattaaaaatactgttcatgaatcttttaaattaaagttaaaattattactttaggCATACAATTCATTAATTTGAAGGCTGAATAAttcatttgataatataaagtagtgttaatattgtatttaaataatattatgatttggtatattatgtttaagatcTTATTTTCATTTCAGTACATTATCTTAACATTCTAGCTAtgcagaatttttttattatttgaatgttaatacataaaatacatctatttattgaatacaatttatctattttcatacattaattaaacaatatttcacTAAAGTATTTGGTATGttcatcaaattgtttttatctttatcatACATTCAAgattgtttaaattgtattttaagtaaGTTTTACGctataattatgaaatagtacaggatttaaaaaatttcataaacagtaaataggtaatttaaatacatttattatttatacttcacaattttatttcataatatacgtacagattgtcttttttaatatgttgttgactatataaattggtattgtgttaattatatttattcttaaaacaattgaattattaataggtattgttatataatgtattgtagcttttctcaatattattttatacaagttCCCAGTAAaaacgtattaatttttttatataattttgtaagttattattttattattataaatacaattgacttgttttatttataagtataatgaaaaaatattctggATTTACGgtcaattgtttaattaattttcacctATCaccaacttatgaggaactttatattacattttaaatttttaacagcaaaaattattttatcgacaatatttttttaaaaaaactatttaataaaaatcgaagTTTTATCATCGTTAGCACTCcaatttatttcagtattttactaatcatttataattataaatcattgcgGTTTATTGGTTCGGGGTTTTTTTCGATATCAAATATCGACaactgttcacgaattcacgattaaaactGTATATTGTGTGAATGCATGTTTCAGTGTTTCAGTTCTTGTCGAAACATTAAAGGAGGGAGCACaaacacaaacaattttttttttaatgttatactaTTGTAGCTATTgctatactgggtgattcttttatcaaacaacactcattatttcaaaaagcgtaaattttttttgtaaatatttttttacatagtttcaagtcacttataaaacaacgtttttcttaaaaaaattatatttttgaatattttttatccttataattttttaagttttttaaatgattttattctttaaaatacctattttaatacctaaattcttaaacatatattaattacctattacatatttacaatagatacataaaatatatcacaacGTTGCCATGCATACTGATACAACAATATCcaatatacaacaattaaatgcaatataatatctattcatATCGCCGGTGGAAAGGCCAAGTGATGTAACCctcaaaaaccaaattttacaGGGGAcacttaaacaataataactttttttcaaattaatctttttgtattaatttttcttactATAAGactttatatcttataattcTATGTGTGAATTGAATTAAAAGAAGgcacattttattcataatgtAATCACTTACCAAAGTAGAGGTATTAGTGGGTTAACTGAAGTGGCCGGCTACCATAAAAGTCATTGTGGGTTACTTCATATGGCATTAACGGATATCTGTGGGTTACACTAATTtgccaaaataataaatagtatccAAATAACGTAACCATCAATAACGTAAATACTAAAGTAatttaactaacaaaaatattgtattttttttaacaatttattataagtaataacaattaacagtattataacaattttaatagttaattcctaagagtataatttagtatacattataggtaagtgaaataactataggtatttaaatataaaaattttttagtaaaaactggtataaaataaaaatgccttattttataataattatagaaaaaaaaaatattaccttataataattaaaaaaaatagttaaatttttttcaaatacaagtccattttaataagaaataatattgcatttctttaacaatttatcataataacagtattataacaatgtacaaataacaaagtattaatataaacaaattaataaaattaactgaaataaaaatattaccttaaaataattaaaaataaaatagttaagattttttcaaatacaagtccattttaataaaaaaataatattgcagttCTTTAACAATTTTccataataacagtattataacaACGTTATAACAATGTACAAATAACAaagtaatataaacaaataaatgaaattaactttttaggatccattttttttaatacctactatagaattaatacaatttgactAGAAAATAGAGATCATTTAGTCCTGAAGTAGGTATCTCTCTAACGTTTCATCTTCTTCATCTGTTTCACCTAGATCATCAGGAACTGtttcttttttattcattgacAAAAACTCTTGTTGATATCTAGTGGGAATCACACCATCGTGACAAAGCTTTTCTAAATCTTTATGCTTAGCTGTTGATATGGGAAGTTTTTTTCTGTATAAAGTATGTAATTGTGAATTTTCAAAGCCTACATAATTGTGTGCTTTAATCACAATGCAATCATACACATCACTATTAATATTAGCAATATTGTCATACATTTGGTCATGATTAAACTCAagtttgttttgtaaaatttcAACTTCTGTACTTTCATTAATACTAGTGTTGTGAACCGGATGAGAGACACTGTTGATGGGCTTCAAAGTCGAACTAATAACtcttattcatatttattttccttTCGGTTTTTACACTATCTTTGAACCTACAGTCCCTAGCGTAATGCCCGTATTTTCCGCATACATGACAATTGCCTTTATTAAACTTTTGAGTGCCCCCTCTATCTCGGAAGTTACTACTCTTTTGTTTTACTTCATTTGGGGTTGTATTTTTGTCTTCTATAATTGCAATTTGAATAGCCTGTTCCAATGTGGAGGGATGTTTACTTTTTAccattaatttaattctattagATATCCCTTCCAAAAATACCAATAAGGCCTGTTcccttatattattttgtacagctAATGCGTCGCTTGCATTTTTACCTTGTGTGCTACCTTCCAATACGGCCTGCACTAAATTACGTATTCTATTAACGTATTCTATTAATGTTTCTTTATATCGCTGCTTCGCGCTAAACAATTCGGTTTGTAGATACGCTGCATTTGTGGGTCTATCATATGTAGTtttcaataatgtttttaacataGCCCAACTAgttatattttcgtattttattacCTCGTAAGCTAAGCCCTTTATTCGATTAAGGATTGTCCCTAACATTATGTCCTGATTAGCCACTGGAGTTATATCTATCACTAACTCAcatgcatttataaaaaatactaatttttcatCTATACCCCCACTAAACTCGGGTACCAATCGTATTACGTGCTCTACAGTTTTATCTATAGTAACTGTATGATTTACACTTGTATTATCGCTCGACGCGTTGCTATTAGTACCTGTCATGCTAACGGGTGATCCTAATACAATACCAAGTATATTACTTTCAGAAAAGTCTATTTCAAAACTATCGTCTAACGTTACGTTTAAACTATTACAATGTCGATTCGGGCTTTGTGACATAAGACTATGCTTATCAACTATTGTACATTACTAAGTTGTTTGTATTTGACTTCGTTGCTCCCAAACGCCTTCCGATTGACTGCAGATGTTCTGAATGATCCTTGAGAAGTTGATCAGGTTTCCCTTGAATGATTCGGGTCGGAATCTTCGTCGTGTTGATACGATGTATGTGAAGATCCCTGGTTTCGGCACCAAAATTTGTTCCTGTTGTGAACCGGATGAGAGGCACTGTTGATAGGCTTCGAAGTCGAACAAATAACTCTTATtcgaattgattataatataagtttattaaatataaaacataaatcaattaagaatagtttcaaattattgaaacgGTACAATTTAAGACATAAATAATCAGCATGGATACCGTCAACTAGTAGCCTGCTAACTATAGAGTGATGAGCCTTTCGTTAGGGTCCCTGTTATATAGGTGCGTTAGTATAAGGAAAAAGGTACCTACACGTACATCCTTGCTACGTGTAGCCTtgcttttttatataacaaatatcatACTTTCCTCATACCTATTACGTTGTCTTTTGGATAATAATTACTGCTGCCCATCACGTATCGGACACATGCCGAACTGCGTGTGGCCTTATACACTGTAGTATTTGCAACACTAGGAATTGTAGACAACCAATTTTTCACGTAGATCATCcgattattatcatcatcatcattaattataatattattatctactacgTTAAACCAAATGGGCTCGCTTTTTTTTTTCGGTGGTAGGTTCTTGAATGTAACTGATCATTCTCATAACGCTGTTTCTTTGCATggtaaatattaggtactaaataacaggtaatgtaatatacttaaataagaaaataactaCAAACTACAAAGAAACAGAAAcgcagaatatattttaattacaattagtATGATTTGCGAAATGCGAATGtgttattgtgatttgtgattatCAAAATGATAACACTCTGTAGTGGTGGCGGTAAAATTCTTTTGTCTTGGCGGTGCCGCCGTGGTGACTGGTGGCGGTAAAATTGTGTCTGCCTTCACACAATGTGTGATAAACCCAGTGcggtaacaacaataataatgctataatcaattatattaattttattacgacCATGGTTGTTTATTTAAACCATGATTGCAACGACAAACACGGTTTCACATTTCATATTTGGTTGGGTTACGTTATTTGGCTGGTAAAAATGTGATATTTGGCTTAATTACTGAGGCTTACGTCGAtgcaataaatatgaatatacgtTGAAATGTACTGATTTTGATAGACTGagaaagaaaaatttaataaaattaaaaaaatgaaaggtTACATGATCCATCATGACTACATCTTCAAACGGTAAAGATGAAGTAACCagctatcatttttttattttattatttttttcttttggtggtgtaaaaataaaaatgcggTTAAGCTATATGAACTTATTACCCATTGTTCTTACTATGATCATATACCAGCTGTAGCAGATCAGGTAGCAGCGACAAAGTCTGTTAGTTCGCAACTAGGGAGAAAGAGGAACTTTcgattaaatacctacttacttagttaatatttaatcagtgttttgaagtttttaaacacaaataaaataaatacaacgacatatttaactatagaaaatgtaatcaatataaaatataaaaccaatggatatagataatagatagaTAGGTCATAGCGGTAAATTAGTTAcaacttacattattattatgtctatacatttatacgtatacGTCCTTAATTGGCTGAACCTTACTATGGACTGAAATACTAAATGACAAAACAatcttt
It contains:
- the LOC100165249 gene encoding sentrin-specific protease 1 — encoded protein: MGFFNSLRNIKKWFTDKAGFSGHKGPTKRKHEECEPINNKRVRMDDSLVEIVEISDESLSETDEVEITEPGPSTVPLRASPPVMLIEGRQHARRTMSPVRTIDLNESNDEDVSMKFIRSYSLSNPQLASNRNSSTKGIRGERSSIGGTKQLSLSMEGGFSALKINDTSNNTDPNKSFAMVLKHYVAPKPEANILLDSSSRSPMSNHKENILNQSKLSQISGKENLDIPELSLHKNRIIKKELFYERILRKFKEKQEAAILTSATTTQQKSPDDIFQEKLELMKKELDKIEPQKKNEVFPGYSKEIAESIAHQMSNSLNEYIIPGKTIKIMDLKTIYVPTAWLNDEVINHYLGLICARDPINIHTFDTFFYTKLSSQGYQSVRRWSRKKDIFACKKMITPIHLGNHWCLICVNFIEKTVKYYDSLGGKNPKCLNIIFDYLKQEYKNKKNEEFDCSGWQIMEAEDCPKQKNGYDCGVFTCVNAEYLSRDAKLDFVQDDMPKLRNRICYEILNDRLCY